From Brassica oleracea var. oleracea cultivar TO1000 chromosome C3, BOL, whole genome shotgun sequence, a single genomic window includes:
- the LOC106332917 gene encoding uncharacterized protein LOC106332917, with product MCSHEAHKSLWYRAEISVYDNVVKATFVLLGNTGSELTGRQALEIINNYFEANGNIGANHEMPTPQCLVEVSSSNLTVKRQTISVTKVVSPAVLPPFVVAESQPDAIDEESTCSWINSFLS from the exons ATGTGCAGTCATGAAGCACACAAATCCTTGTG GTACCGTGCTGAGATATCTGTCTACGACAATGTCGTTAAGGCAACTTTTGTGCTCCTTGGTAATACTGGTTCTGAGCTAACAGGGAGGCAGGCGTTAGAGATTATTAACAATTACTTCGAG GCTAATGGGAACATCGGTGCTAACCATGAGATGCCAACTCCACAATGTCTGGTGGAAGTCTCAAGCTCCAACCTTACAGTTAAGAGACAGACCATAAGTGTGACGAAGGTTGTTTCTCCTGCAGTTCTGCCACCATTTGTAGTAGCAGAAAGCCAACCAGACGCAATCGATGAAGAGAGCACATGCTCCTGGATTAATTCATTTCTGTCATAG